A stretch of Leptospira perdikensis DNA encodes these proteins:
- a CDS encoding aspartate aminotransferase family protein, whose amino-acid sequence MSNETKTKFEEIKKLSDKYLLNTYNRYPVAFEYGVGEMIFDQDNKGYIDFLAGIAVSNLGHGEADLIEAMRNQMDKILHSSNLYYSEEQAKLAEVIIENSIPGKVFLCNSGTEANEAAFKLMRRHGVKKNIDKPVILALHSSFHGRTLSAMTMTGNESVRSGFGELASDVYFVEANNEDSLIQAFEQYGDSIAGIIMELIMGEGGVVPLTQSFVNLARKLTEETNSLLVFDEIQTGMGRTGKMFCFEHYGMYPDAFTLAKALGSGFPIGALVVAKEYETVLERGMHGSTFGGNHLACVAAYETFKIILSRNLLDHVATISEQMFARLKSMMESTGKIKQVRGRGLHIGVELYSESRPVVEECLKRGLVVNSTAGNVIRIIPPLILSIEKATEGLDILESVLKDMK is encoded by the coding sequence ATGAGTAACGAAACCAAAACCAAATTTGAAGAAATCAAAAAACTTTCTGATAAATATTTACTAAACACATACAATCGCTACCCCGTTGCTTTTGAATACGGAGTTGGTGAGATGATTTTTGACCAAGATAACAAAGGTTATATTGATTTTTTAGCAGGGATTGCTGTATCCAACTTGGGTCACGGGGAAGCGGATCTCATTGAAGCCATGCGAAACCAAATGGACAAAATCCTTCATTCCTCCAATCTCTACTACTCGGAAGAACAAGCAAAACTTGCGGAAGTCATAATCGAAAATAGTATTCCTGGAAAAGTATTTTTATGTAATTCGGGAACCGAAGCCAACGAAGCAGCTTTCAAACTTATGCGTAGACATGGAGTGAAAAAAAATATCGATAAACCGGTCATTCTTGCCCTCCACTCCAGTTTTCACGGAAGAACACTTTCTGCGATGACTATGACTGGGAATGAATCGGTTCGTTCTGGATTTGGTGAACTTGCCTCAGATGTTTACTTTGTCGAAGCCAATAACGAAGATTCTCTCATTCAAGCTTTCGAACAGTACGGTGATTCCATTGCCGGAATCATTATGGAACTTATCATGGGGGAAGGTGGTGTCGTACCACTCACCCAATCGTTCGTAAACTTAGCGCGTAAACTCACAGAAGAAACAAACTCTCTTCTTGTTTTCGATGAGATTCAAACGGGAATGGGAAGAACAGGAAAGATGTTTTGTTTTGAACATTACGGAATGTATCCTGATGCTTTCACCCTTGCAAAAGCACTTGGTTCAGGATTTCCTATTGGTGCTCTAGTTGTTGCGAAAGAATATGAAACAGTTTTAGAACGAGGGATGCATGGATCCACATTTGGTGGAAACCATTTAGCTTGTGTGGCAGCATACGAAACATTCAAAATCATTTTATCACGTAACCTGTTAGATCATGTTGCAACTATCTCGGAGCAAATGTTTGCAAGGTTAAAATCCATGATGGAATCAACAGGAAAAATCAAACAAGTGCGAGGACGTGGTTTACACATTGGTGTGGAATTGTATTCCGAATCAAGACCTGTTGTCGAAGAATGTCTGAAACGAGGCCTTGTTGTGAATAGCACAGCAGGGAATGTCATTAGAATTATACCTCCACTCATCTTAAGCATCGAAAAAGCAACAGAAGGATTGGATATTTTAGAATCAGTATTAAAGGATATGAAATGA